One segment of Phragmites australis chromosome 13, lpPhrAust1.1, whole genome shotgun sequence DNA contains the following:
- the LOC133889538 gene encoding uncharacterized protein LOC133889538 — protein MAKIGDGSKAVAADGDDDNEKLVVQQVKEAGVTLRYPMLLENNYGVWAVKMKIFMRAQGVWAAVESKGPVDEKMDQMALAAIVQTVPEAVVMAISEEETRRRRGKLSRRCTSVKSASRRPEYKPSRGSLLVTTIVNEIRSLGTKVEEITVVEKLLHSVPDKFRPLISTIEQWGDAEEMSVTETIGRLRAFEESSKGRRRDKEVEQQLLAACAEPRLTRAEWEAKVAQEKMSNDCSSSNGNKTGEKKYRGKFDKSKIDCRNCGEFGHFADECPVEKKVLKGVAQLAMADADDEPTLL, from the exons ATGGCGAAGATCGGTGACGGCAGCAAGGCTGTTGCcgccgacggcgacgacgacaaCGAGAAGCTGGTGGTGCAGCAAGTGAAGGAGGCGGGGGTGACACTACGTTACCCCATGCTTCTGGAGAACAACTACGGCGTGTGggcagtgaagatgaagatcttCATGCGCGCACAAGGTGTGTGGGCGGCTGTGGAGAGCAAAGGTCCGGTTGATGAGAAGATGGACCAAATGGCTCTCGCCGCCATTGTCCAAACTGTGCCGGAGGCCGTGGTGATGGCCATTTCTGAGGAGGAGACGCGAAGAAGGCGTGGCAAGCTCTCGAGGAGATGCACGTCGGTGAAGAGCGCGTCAAGAAGGCCCGAGTACAAACCCTCAAGAGGGAGCTTGCTG GTCACCACAATCGTGAACGAGATTCGCTCTCTCGGCACGAAAGTGGAGGAGATCACAGTCGTCGAGAAGCTCCTGCATTCTGTCCCCGACAAGTTCCGACCCCTCATCAGCACCATTGAGCAATGGGGGGATGCGGAGGAAATGTCGGTGACGGAGACGATTGGGCGCTTGAGGGCGTTCGAGGAGTCCTCAAAGGGGCGGCGTCGTGATAAGGAGGTGGAGCAGCAGCTGTTGGCCGCGTGTGCTGAGCCACGGCTGACGCGTGCGGAGTGGGAGGCCAAGGTCGCTCAAGAGAAAATGAGCAACGATTGCTCCAGCAGCAACGGCAACAAGACCGGTGAGAAGAAGTACCGCGGCAAGTtcgacaagtccaagatcgaCTGCCGCAACTGTGGTGAGTTCGGACACTTCGCCGATGAGTGTCCTGTGGAGAAGAAAGTGCTGAAGGGTGTGGCGCAACTCGCTATGGCAGATGCTGACGATGAGCCCACACTGCTGTGA